In Solanum stenotomum isolate F172 chromosome 6, ASM1918654v1, whole genome shotgun sequence, one DNA window encodes the following:
- the LOC125869097 gene encoding uncharacterized protein LOC125869097 has product MPLYDCMLLLKPHVKKEAMMDLVAKVGKHVYRKNGVLTDLKSFGTVQLGYGIKKLDGRYYQGQLMQMTVMTPPSLNNELHYLNKEDRLLRWLLVKHRDIKFGFDLLGEDDDGKAELSKFRSNMYEEEEEEEDDDDDDDDDEYNTNEAETNKLES; this is encoded by the exons ATGCCACTATACGACTGTATGCTGTTACTGAAACCCCATGTAAAGAAGGAGGCTATGATGGACCTCGTTGCAAAAGTTGGGAAGCATGTCTATCGAAAAAATGGTGTCCTTACAGATTTAAAGTCATTTGGAACTGTTCAACTGGGTTATGGCATTAAGAAACTAGATGGAAGATACTATCAG GGTCAACTGATGCAAATGACAGTGATGACACCACCCAGTTTAAACAATGAACTGCATTACCTAAACAAAGAAGACCGCTTGCTCCGTTGGCTTTTGGTTAAGCATCGAGACATCAAATTTGGATTCGACTTGTTGGGTGAAGATGATGATGGCAAGGCTGAACTAAGCAAGTTTAGGAGCAACATGtatgaggaggaagaagaagaagaagatgatgatgacGACGACGACGACGACGAGTATAATACTAATGAAGCCGAGACAAACAAACTAGAAAGCTGA
- the LOC125867331 gene encoding cysteine desulfurase 1, chloroplastic: protein MITTTTPMEGAILKLPCLRSVSRNTNFTNRSSNSFPWRYRRLHISASAASASAPLVEGPKLGPGSLGHITRSDFPILHQEINGLKLVYLDNAATSQKPTAVIKALQNYYEAYNSNVHRGIHYLSAKATDEYESARQKVANFIHAAEAREIIFTRNATEAINLVAYSWGLSNLKPGDEIITTIAEHHSAIVPWQIVAQKTGAVLRFVNLTEDEVPDVGQLRDFLSRSTKLLVMHHVSNMLASVLPMDEVISWAHDVGAKVLVDACQSVPHMVVDVKNLDTDFLVGSSHKMCGPTGVGFLYGKSKILSGMPPFLGGGEMIADVYLDHSTYAEPPSRFEAGTPAIGEAIGLGAAIDYLSEIGMQQIHDYEMELGNYLYDRLSSVSDVRIYGPAPSRTVKRAALCSFNVKDVHPTDIATFLDQQHGVAIRSGHHCAQPLHRHLGISASARASLHFYNTKDDVDRFIDALKDTINFFTSFK, encoded by the exons ATGATAACGACGACGACGCCGATGGAAGGCGCAATTCTGAAACTGCCGTGTCTCCGGTCGGTTAGCCGGAACACTAATTTCACCAATCGGAGCTCCAATTCGTTCCCATGGAGGTACCGGCGGTTACATATTTCAGCTTCAGCAGCATCAGCTTCAGCTCCATTAGTAGAAGGCCCGAAACTTGGACCCGGTTCGCTAGGGCATATCACCCGGTCCGACTTCCCTATACTTCACCAG GAGATAAATGGCTTGAAGCTTGTATATTTGGATAATGCTGCAACTTCCCAGAAGCCAACAGCTGTAATCAAAGCTTTGCAGAATTATTATGAAGCTTACAATTCCAATGTCCACCGGGGCATTCATTATTTGAG TGCAAAGGCGACAGATGAGTATGAGTCAGCAAGACAAAAGGTGGCAAATTTCATTCACGCGGCCGAAGCTAGAGAGATCATTTTTACAAGAAATGCTACGGAGGCTATCAACTTAGTGGCTTATTCTTGGGGACTCTCAAACTTGAAACCAGGAGATGAG ATTATAACCACAATAGCTGAACATCACAGTGCAATTGTTCCTTGGCAAATTGTTGCTCAAAAGACTGGTGCTGTCCTGAGGTTTGTAAATTTGACAGAGGATGAAGTTCCAGATGTAGGGCAATTAAGAGACTTTCTCTCAAGGAGCACAAAACTTTTGGTCATGCATCATGTCTCGAATATGTTAG CTTCTGTTCTTCCTATGGATGAAGTCATAAGTTGGGCACATGATGTTGGAGCAAAAGTGCTTGTAGATGCTTGTCAAAGTGTCCCACACATGGTGGTCGATGTTAAGAATCTAGACACTGATTTTCTTGTTGGTTCCTCTCATAAG ATGTGTGGGCCTACAGGCGTTGGATTCTTGTATGGAAAGAGCAAGATCCTTTCTGGCATGCCTCCTTTCCTTG GTGGTGGTGAAATGATAGCTGATGTGTATTTGGATCATTCCACTTATGCTGAACCTCCTTCGAG ATTTGAGGCTGGGACTCCTGCAATTGGAGAAGCAATTGGGCTTGGAGCTGCAATTGATTATCTTTCTGAAATTGGCATGCAACAGATTCATGATTATGAG ATGGAGCTGGGTAACTATTTGTATGATCGTCTCTCTTCTGTATCTGATGTTCGTATTTATGGGCCTGCACCTTCACGAACTGTTAAGCGAGCGGCTCTTTGTTCTTTCAATGTTAAAGATGTTCACCCTACAGATATCGCAACCTTCCTTGATCAACAG CATGGTGTAGCTATTAGATCAGGGCACCATTGTGCTCAACCTCTCCATCGACATTTGGGAATCAGTGCAAGCGCACGAGCTAGCCTTCATTTCTACAATACTAAAGACGACGTTGATAGATTCATCGATGCACTCAAGGACACAATCAACtttttcacttctttcaaatgA
- the LOC125868993 gene encoding uncharacterized protein LOC125868993, protein MSTVTSSQYNYLNGTYFPTSFHLQQQPSQPFIGSAPSPIAPPVVPPVYSAPAAVPDVYSLPQYLQTQQLFQRVAQTITPEAIKNVKAALASSEIEQKAEVKKKAVPRKAAGQTWEDLTLAEWPENDFRLFCGNLGNEVNDDVLSKAFSRFPSFNMARVVRDKPTGKTKGYGFVSFSNPSDLVVALKEMNGKYVGNRPVQLQKSKWKDRIDYEALTRQNNLSPKKAKSPKKSVLHNSRSFR, encoded by the exons ATGTCGACGGTGACTTCGTCGCAATACAATTACTTGAACGGCACATactttccgacgtcgtttcatCTCCAACAACAACCATCGCAGCCCTTCATTGGCTCTGCTCCTTCGCCAATTGCTCCTCCCGTTGTTCCTCCTGTCTATTCTGCTCCGGCAGCTGTTCCCGACGTTTACTCTTTACCTCAGTATTTACAG ACGCAGCAACTATTTCAAAGAGTTGCACAAACAATCACGCCCGAGGCAATTAAGAATGTGAAAGCTGCACTTGCAAGCAGTGAGATTGAGCAAAAAGCTGAGGTGAAAAAGAAAGCTGTGCCTCGAAAGGCAGCAGGACAGACTTGGGAAGATCTTACTCTTGCAGAGTGGCCAGAGA ATGATTTTCGGTTATTCTGTGGTAACCTTGGGAATGAGGTGAATGATGATGTTTTATCAAAAGCATTTTCAAGATTTCCTTCCTTTAACATGGCCAGG GTTGTGAGAGACAAGCCGACTGGTAAGACCAAGGGATATGGATTTGTTAGTTTTTCCAACCCTTCAGACCTTGTCGTGGCACTTAAAGAAATGAATG GGAAGTATGTTGGGAACCGGCCAGTTCAACTTCAGAAGAGTAAGTGGAAAGACAGGATTGACTATGAGGCTTTGACAAGACAGAAC AATCTTTCTCCAAAGAAAGCAAAGTCACCAAAGAAGAGCGTATTGCACAATAGTAGGAGTTTTAGATGA
- the LOC125867669 gene encoding protein LIGHT-DEPENDENT SHORT HYPOCOTYLS 1-like codes for MDFVIAQGNNFTTSANNMIQGTNFIANSTTMIASSVPPLSRYENQKRRDWNTFCQYVRNHQPPLSLPQCSSAHILEFLRYLDQFGKTKVHNQNCPFFGLLNPPAPCPCPLRQAWGSLDALIGRLRAAYEENGGKPEMNPFGSRNVRLFLREVRDFQSKSRGVSYEKKRKRPSSSTNNNKQKITMAVDGGDCGTGRCATFCGYGNIGNDN; via the exons atggattttgtCATAGCACAAGGAAATAATTTCACTACATCTGCCAACAACATGATTCAAGGTACAAACTTTATTGCCAACAGTACAACCATGATTGCGTCCTCGGTTCCTCCGTTGAGTCGATATGAGAATCAAAAACGTCGCGATTGGAACACTTTTTGCCAGTATGTCAGAAACCACCAACCCCCTCTTTCACTTCCTCAGTGCAGTAGTGCACATATCCTGGAATTCCTCAG GTATTTGGACCAATTCGGAAAAACCAAAGTCCACAACCAAAATTGTCCATTTTTTGGGCTACTAAATCCTCCAGCACCATGTCCTTGTCCATTAAGGCAAGCATGGGGAAGTCTTGATGCACTAATTGGTAGGCTTAGAGCTGCTTATGAAGAAAATGGTGGAAAGCCAGAAATGAATCCATTTGGTTCAAGAAATGTGAGGCTATTTTTAAGAGAAGTGAGAGATTTTCAGTCTAAATCAAGAGGGGTTAGTTAtgaaaagaagaggaagaggccatcatcatcaacaaataataataagcaaaaaATAACCATGGCGGTTGATGGTGGTGATTGTGGTACAGGTAGATGTGCAACTTTTTGTGGATACGGAAATATTGGTAATGATAATTGA